A window of the Pseudomonadota bacterium genome harbors these coding sequences:
- a CDS encoding class I SAM-dependent methyltransferase has protein sequence MVDHLDLSVIYNAKSKEELRAAYDQWADAYDEQIVDDFGYRGHELVVAAIRSHLADDARLLDAGAGSGTVGMAAIGAGFTTIDAVDMSTGMLEKAKARGIYGEIRVGVLGEPLDYETDSYDGVLSSGVFTPGHAPASCLDELVRIVKPGGLISFTLRHDEPPPGYADAMDSLVEDGAWELVEVSDPFHSMPKGEPEVEHRIWLYRVLSDA, from the coding sequence ATGGTCGATCATCTCGATCTGTCGGTAATCTATAACGCCAAGTCCAAAGAAGAGCTGCGCGCGGCCTATGATCAATGGGCCGACGCCTATGACGAACAGATCGTCGATGACTTTGGCTATCGCGGCCACGAGCTTGTCGTCGCTGCCATCCGCTCGCATCTGGCCGATGACGCGCGTTTGCTGGATGCGGGCGCGGGCAGCGGCACGGTCGGCATGGCGGCCATCGGAGCCGGTTTTACGACGATCGACGCCGTCGACATGTCGACCGGCATGTTGGAGAAGGCGAAGGCGCGTGGCATTTATGGCGAGATCCGCGTCGGCGTGTTGGGCGAGCCGCTGGATTACGAGACCGATAGCTATGACGGTGTGTTGAGTTCCGGCGTCTTCACGCCTGGCCACGCGCCGGCGTCGTGCCTGGACGAACTCGTGCGGATCGTGAAGCCGGGCGGGCTGATCAGCTTCACGCTGCGCCACGACGAGCCGCCGCCCGGGTACGCCGATGCCATGGATTCGCTCGTCGAAGATGGTGCCTGGGAGCTGGTCGAGGTCTCCGATCCCTTCCACTCCATGCCGAAGGGCGAGCCGGAGGTCGAACACCGCATCTGGCTCTACCGGGTGCTCAGCGACGCTTAG